The following are encoded together in the Bos taurus isolate L1 Dominette 01449 registration number 42190680 breed Hereford chromosome 10, ARS-UCD2.0, whole genome shotgun sequence genome:
- the LOC104973175 gene encoding endogenous retrovirus group K member 6 Env polyprotein-like, giving the protein MTLEEPVRKRHCLNPYLTWVQVKNMTCQAEQTLKSTGTPMTPDKVFLAMLAVLSCSSGVSAEYVYWAYMPNPPLLSIVDWVDKAPMIFTNDSMHFPSPWSIKRPIHEEDEGKPINISMGFKTLPICFGSHPLCMTIFPQWWAYSANNGTALCLGMFATASFLLNGSKRHYPSQIANYSNSLFQPEEPSCHTVSWRRKQEIQPLHWSDCRGQFGKVSIIQQNHNNHTFKFVDWGPHGSFVNCSEEQEEHHNCSWFNRSSIGGFHKSKTSFWTDKDILLNWYNGGLSPPRPRIVVPIVGPEQWHIWKIPAALEHFASVYGTVGVFRPSNYTFLYSSTGYIQLCVFTFHTCLL; this is encoded by the coding sequence ATGACCCTGGAGGAGCCAGTGAGGAAACGCCATTGTCTGAATCCTTACCTGACATGGGTTCAAGTGAAAAACATGACTTGTCAGGCTGAGCAGACACTGAAGAGTACTGGAACTCCTATGACTCCGGATAAGGTGTTTCTGGCAATGTTAGCTGTTCTTTCCTGTTCCTCTGGGGTAAGTGCAGAATATGTTTATTGGGCATACATGCCCAACCCACCACTTCTTTCCATAGTGGATTGGGTAGATAAAGCCCCTATGATCTTTACTAATGATAGCATGCATTTTCCAAGTCCCTGGTCCATAAAGCGACCAATTCATGAAGAAGATGAAGGAAAGCCAATCAACATTTCCATGGGATTCAAAACCTTGCCTATCTGTTTCGGATCTCACCCCCTTTGCATGACTATCTTCCCACAGTGGTGGGCATACTCTGCCAACAATGGGACTGCTTTGTGTCTGGGAATGTTTGCTACTGCATCTTTCTTACTTAATGGCTCCAAGCGGCATTATCCAAGCCAGATAGCCAACTATTCGAACTCGCTTTTTCAACCAGAGGAACCTTCATGTCATACTGTatcttggagaagaaaacaggagataCAACCGTTACATTGGTCTGATTGTCGAGGCCAATTTGGGAAAGTTTCTATAATTCAGCAAAATCATAATAATCATACATTTAAATTTGTTGACTGGGGACCTCACGGGTCGTTTGTAAACTGTTCTGAAGAGCAGGAGGAACATCATAATTGCTCCTGGTTTAATAGATCAAGCATTGGAGGCTTTCATAAATCTAAGACAAGTTTCTGGACTGATAAGGACATATTGCTGAATTGGTATAATGGGGGCTTATCGCCCCCACGTCCCAGGATTGTCGTCCCCATTGTGGGGCCAGAGCAAtggcacatttggaaaattccagCAGCCTTAGAGCACTTCGCTAGTGTTTATGGGACTGTGGGTGTGTTTCGTCCTTCTAATTATACCTTCCTATACAGTAGTACTGGCTATATTCAATTGTGTGTGTTCACCTTCCATACTTGTTTATTGTAG